A segment of the Bacillus licheniformis DSM 13 = ATCC 14580 genome:
TTTCGCCTGTTCCTTCTCGGCCTTCTCCGTTTCAGCCTTTGCGGCCTCTACGTCCGCCTGGTTTTGCTCGGTGTTTGCCTGCTGGTTTTCTTCAGTTTTGGCTTTCTGTTCATCCGCTGTCCGCTTCAATTCTTCAAGTTCTTTTTCGAGCGGATCCAGCTGTTTCTGCCGCTCATCACTGGACAATTTATCATCGGCTTTAATGTCATCTGTGTATTTCATAAGTGCCAACATGATCTGTGCATTGTTTTCCAGCTTACGGGCCGTCTCAAGCGCTTCTTTATTGGCGCCGCGTCCGATCTGAATCCAGTAAAGGAAATTATTCGGATCGACTTGAAGCGTCAGGCTCTTCATGGCATCTTCCTGTAAATCGGCTTCCTTCAGTACATTGTCAACGATGATATACGAATAAGCCAGCTGATACTGAACAGAATCAGGCATCTCATCGGCATCATATTTATCAAGCGTACTGATGACTTTGCTGTACTGTTTATTTAAGAAGTAGCGGTTGCTTTCGATAAACGCCTGCTGTTTCGGCTGCGCGAAGAATAATGAATAGAAGGAAAATAAAACAGCCGGTATTAAGCATAAAATTAGTCCTAACCCTATGTACCTTTGAATCTTCCATTTCTTCTTCGGAAGATGGACAAGCATTTTTTCTTTGGCATCCA
Coding sequences within it:
- the essB gene encoding type VII secretion protein EssB, whose translation is MAEKKKTYLEDQLEAVMTKEDGTYIFRFQREKINLVNGLEANVIKEVDPSFNKEAVMTDDEVQIMIQPPSEYKEFRYIKGKNKKSKWLFAYQLVKAVEEHSIKRLHLIAAPENIVFDKGLTPKFLHYGVKESIPPYEHDEERLFNEVKAAAALAVDGQFSFEEYLKYSETIKFSDQVKDIITSGTYGDLKAVIQKRIDELDAKEKMLVHLPKKKWKIQRYIGLGLILCLIPAVLFSFYSLFFAQPKQQAFIESNRYFLNKQYSKVISTLDKYDADEMPDSVQYQLAYSYIIVDNVLKEADLQEDAMKSLTLQVDPNNFLYWIQIGRGANKEALETARKLENNAQIMLALMKYTDDIKADDKLSSDERQKQLDPLEKELEELKRTADEQKAKTEENQQANTEQNQADVEAAKAETEKAEKEQAKKENKEKEDKKKKDDK